One Hypanus sabinus isolate sHypSab1 chromosome 4, sHypSab1.hap1, whole genome shotgun sequence genomic region harbors:
- the LOC132392206 gene encoding ferritin heavy chain B-like — protein MASQVCQNFHQECEDAINRQINMELYSSYVYLSMSFYFDRDDISLHHFSKFFRKQSYEEQQHAEKWMEFQNLRGGRIVLEDIKKPEQDDWTNALEAMQRALQMEKDVNLSLLDLHKLSTQHGDPHLCDFLERNYLDEQVKMIKKLGDYVTNLRRLGAPENGLGVYLFDRLSLEEKD, from the coding sequence ATGGCTTCCCAAGTTTGTCAGAACTTCCACCAGGAATGTGAAGATGCAATCAACAGGCAGATTAACATGGAGCTCTATTCCTCCTATGTTTATCTCTCCATGTCCTTTTACTTTGACCGGGATGACATTAGCCTACATCACTTCTCCAAGTTCTTCAGGAAGCAGTCCTATGAGGAACAGCAGCATGCCGAGAAATGGATGGAATTCCAGAATCTGCGAGGAGGCCGGATCGTGCTGGAGGACATCAAGAAGCCAGAGCAGGATGACTGGACCAATGCTCTGGAAGCGATGCAGAGAGCCCTGCAGATGGAGAAGGACGTGAACCTGAGTCTCCTGGATCTGCACAAGCTTTCCACTCAGCATGGTGACCCTCATCTATGTGATTTCCTGGAGAGGAACTATCTGGATGAGCAAGTGAAGATGATCAAGAAGCTTGGAGATTACGTCACCAACCTGAGGAGACTGGGCGCCCCCGAGAATGGCCTGGGAGTGTACCTGTTTGACAGACTGTCCCTGGAGGAGAAGGATTAG